Proteins encoded within one genomic window of Calditrichota bacterium:
- a CDS encoding DUF4876 domain-containing protein, which produces MRVRIFQIFWIGFLPALFLASCLQKKPVCFDGRGEARVYVEFKEAPQLPGIPVEHARVTLKPWFTAVIPPEFTDENGVARFEGLLSGKYAVSAMYNFDSLKVLVGSSDLTIRSPEASHVSISMYASKPGLKINELYTVGPPNDEFYFYDQFIELYNSADDTAYLDGMVVCRLFQNIDNVTYIFQFPGTPVTGRQYPVPPHAFVVLAGDAINHKKLFPGSVDLSHADWEFYNPLSPTDPNNPDVPDIV; this is translated from the coding sequence ATGCGAGTACGCATCTTCCAAATTTTTTGGATTGGATTTCTGCCTGCATTGTTTTTGGCCAGCTGTTTGCAGAAAAAACCGGTCTGTTTCGACGGCAGAGGGGAGGCCCGGGTCTATGTGGAGTTTAAGGAAGCCCCTCAATTGCCCGGAATACCTGTTGAACATGCCAGGGTTACGCTCAAACCCTGGTTTACGGCTGTTATTCCGCCTGAATTTACGGATGAAAACGGTGTGGCCCGGTTTGAGGGTCTCCTTTCAGGGAAATATGCTGTCAGTGCCATGTACAATTTTGATTCGCTTAAAGTATTGGTCGGATCGTCTGATCTGACCATTCGAAGCCCGGAAGCGTCTCACGTTTCTATTTCGATGTATGCCAGCAAACCAGGACTTAAAATCAACGAACTGTACACCGTGGGGCCTCCCAATGACGAATTTTATTTTTATGACCAATTCATTGAGCTTTACAATTCGGCAGATGACACGGCCTATCTGGACGGAATGGTGGTTTGCCGGTTGTTTCAGAACATTGACAACGTGACGTACATATTTCAATTTCCGGGAACCCCGGTAACGGGAAGGCAGTATCCGGTTCCGCCCCATGCATTTGTGGTTCTGGCCGGTGATGCGATTAACCACAAAAAGCTGTTTCCGGGCAGCGTGGATCTGTCCCATGCGGACTGGGAATTCTACAACCCGCTCAGTCCCACGGACCCCAACAACCCGGATGTACCGGATATTGT
- a CDS encoding outer membrane lipoprotein-sorting protein, whose translation MKRFIILAAIFAAWVTVGVARQDASLTGKQIMQKVLSQSNWKDMTGDLVMTLTTSRGETRVRKMKFYSKKKNENENMMLIKIIAPADVRGTAFLTIEHQNRDDDRYLYLPALRRVKKITASGKGGNFMSSDFTYYDMGKPKLNDWTYKRLPDETVNGRACFVVEATAASPKIAKETGYSKIVRWIRKDTFTTLKAVFYDRDGKKWKELSVPEVKKINGVWFSTVMIMHDVQIDHTSKMEFKNLKINTGVPAKFFTTRYLQRG comes from the coding sequence ATGAAACGGTTCATCATACTTGCGGCCATTTTTGCCGCGTGGGTTACTGTAGGTGTGGCCCGGCAGGATGCCTCACTGACCGGGAAACAGATCATGCAAAAGGTACTGTCCCAATCCAACTGGAAAGATATGACGGGCGATCTGGTGATGACGCTGACGACCAGTCGGGGTGAGACACGCGTGCGCAAAATGAAATTCTATTCTAAAAAGAAAAACGAGAACGAAAACATGATGTTGATTAAAATCATCGCACCGGCCGATGTGCGCGGAACCGCCTTTTTGACAATTGAGCACCAGAATCGGGATGACGACCGCTACCTTTATCTGCCGGCTTTGCGCCGCGTGAAGAAAATTACGGCAAGCGGCAAGGGAGGCAATTTCATGTCGTCCGATTTTACATACTACGATATGGGCAAGCCCAAACTGAACGACTGGACGTACAAGCGCCTGCCCGACGAAACCGTAAACGGGCGGGCCTGCTTTGTAGTGGAAGCCACAGCGGCTTCACCGAAGATTGCCAAAGAAACCGGCTATTCAAAGATTGTGCGCTGGATTCGGAAGGATACCTTCACGACGCTGAAAGCCGTTTTTTACGATCGGGACGGGAAAAAATGGAAAGAGCTCTCCGTTCCGGAGGTGAAAAAAATAAATGGAGTTTGGTTTTCCACCGTCATGATTATGCACGATGTGCAGATCGACCACACCAGCAAAATGGAATTCAAGAATCTAAAGATTAACACGGGTGTCCCGGCCAAATTTTTTACCACGCGCTATTTACA
- a CDS encoding DUF4876 domain-containing protein has translation MQVYVDFKESPELPGIPVENAKVELRPQYLATIPPCFTDDQGMARFQNLISGTYIASATCRWDSLKVLVGSTKSNVLSNTTVIDTVHLFPSKPGLKINELYTVGPPNDEFYFYDQFIELYNSADDTAYLDGMIVCRLSRDITKVTYIFQFPGTPVIGRDYPVPPHTFVVLAQDAIDHSKIIPGSIDLSHADWEFYNPNSPSDPDNPDVPNIVNIKVGERIDFLISLTSDEIIIATGEDVNYQDGIDFDTVIDGVEYQSSPTSLKTLDPRIDRGFTGVGLVKYSGMSLERKYAGLDTDDSRVDFHIIPHPTPGYEYRP, from the coding sequence GTGCAGGTATATGTCGATTTCAAGGAGTCGCCCGAATTGCCGGGGATTCCGGTGGAAAACGCAAAAGTGGAGCTGCGTCCGCAATACCTGGCAACCATCCCTCCGTGTTTTACCGATGATCAGGGAATGGCCCGATTTCAGAATTTGATTTCGGGAACGTACATTGCCAGCGCCACATGCCGGTGGGATTCATTGAAGGTTTTGGTCGGTTCGACCAAGTCGAACGTTCTTTCCAATACCACCGTAATCGATACGGTTCATCTTTTTCCAAGCAAACCGGGCCTGAAAATTAATGAGTTGTACACCGTTGGTCCGCCAAACGACGAATTCTACTTTTACGACCAATTCATTGAATTGTACAATTCGGCAGATGACACGGCCTACCTGGATGGAATGATCGTGTGCCGTTTATCACGCGATATCACAAAGGTCACATACATTTTTCAATTTCCCGGTACGCCGGTCATTGGCCGTGACTATCCCGTTCCGCCCCACACATTTGTGGTGCTGGCACAAGACGCCATTGATCACTCAAAAATCATACCGGGCAGTATCGATTTGTCTCATGCCGATTGGGAATTTTATAATCCAAACAGCCCCTCGGATCCCGACAATCCGGATGTACCGAATATTGTCAACATTAAAGTAGGAGAACGAATCGATTTTCTGATCTCGCTTACCAGCGATGAAATTATCATCGCTACCGGAGAAGACGTCAACTATCAGGATGGAATTGATTTCGACACGGTTATTGATGGGGTAGAATATCAGAGCTCTCCCACATCACTAAAAACGCTTGATCCCCGGATTGACCGCGGTTTTACCGGGGTGGGTCTGGTAAAATATTCGGGAATGTCACTTGAAAGAAAATATGCCGGATTGGATACTGACGATTCGCGGGTGGATTTTCATATTATTCCTCATCCAACACCCGGGTACGAATATCGGCCTTAA
- a CDS encoding RND family transporter, whose protein sequence is MASFFQWIIKRAWWVLAAVFVITLFLGYEIKNLKVETDISASLPQGIPAKRIYDKVGKIFPSRDFILVVVETDSLFRPNVIAKIDSLTRVFEDLPGIYSVMSPTNAKIITGTEEGMEVREVLQNIPRTPQEMAAYKKRLLSDNIFTGNLISNDRKAAGIMLFLKKTIRPRIIAGEVIKITQKESGPFKILATGKPVVNYYLARGMDRDMRVLFPLAILVVFFIPLFRFKRIKMVLIPLGVVIFSVIWTFGVMALVHSPLSHSTTILPILLISIGVADGIHILNHYFANSRFIKDRNKLVHFTMMELHGPVIMTSVTTMIGFLALNTSQVTSLLQLGIFTATGVFFAMILSLTFIPASLARMKIPTQLKEITGGRLDKLSHVYARFLIRHKWGVTIAIVLIVLVSIAGIPQIQLESSDIENFPPNHPLRLATEEINKHFAGANYIDVVIEGDRPGYIKNPLVLKKMAMLEDSLKTLPHVGGTLSLVDYIRRINQVLHNNNPAYYRIPNQTETETSRYFDDATGKWVEKRFTVPGRELIAQYLQLYEMSGKPEDLANLVDYNYQNAKVTAFLRTSRRTDLKAIDTWTRGFIRRHFDGVHADITGVSELYLAVNDLVVSGQLKSIFLSLFLVFLLTAFMFRSFTAGLFNVLPLFFAMFLNFAIMGWFGIYLNLMTMVTSSIAIGVGVDYAIHFYHRYRMKFLESHNYEQATDQTMEEAGVAIFINALTVAAGFAILLFSAFKGISLMGLLITLTMVWSSFGALTILPTLFMILKPKFNHIGGKK, encoded by the coding sequence ATGGCTTCATTTTTTCAATGGATTATTAAACGCGCTTGGTGGGTATTGGCCGCGGTTTTCGTCATCACGCTTTTTCTTGGGTATGAAATTAAGAATTTAAAAGTGGAAACTGACATTTCGGCCTCTCTTCCACAGGGTATCCCTGCAAAACGCATTTATGACAAGGTGGGAAAGATTTTTCCCAGCCGCGATTTTATTTTGGTTGTTGTGGAAACGGACAGCCTGTTTCGACCCAACGTGATTGCCAAGATTGATTCCCTTACGAGAGTTTTTGAAGATTTGCCGGGGATTTATTCCGTAATGAGCCCGACGAATGCCAAGATTATCACAGGAACGGAAGAAGGAATGGAGGTGCGGGAAGTTCTTCAAAACATTCCCCGAACGCCTCAGGAAATGGCCGCTTACAAAAAGAGATTGCTTTCGGACAATATTTTTACGGGAAATTTAATTTCCAACGACCGGAAGGCAGCCGGTATCATGCTTTTCTTAAAAAAGACCATCCGTCCGCGGATCATTGCGGGAGAAGTGATAAAAATCACCCAGAAAGAGAGCGGCCCCTTTAAAATTCTGGCCACGGGGAAACCCGTTGTTAATTACTATCTGGCCCGGGGAATGGACCGGGACATGCGTGTGCTTTTCCCTCTGGCCATTCTGGTGGTTTTTTTCATCCCGCTCTTCCGGTTTAAGCGAATAAAAATGGTCCTTATTCCACTCGGAGTGGTGATCTTTAGTGTCATCTGGACCTTTGGGGTGATGGCACTGGTGCACTCTCCGCTTTCACATTCGACCACGATTTTGCCTATTTTGCTGATTTCAATTGGGGTGGCTGACGGGATTCATATTTTAAACCATTATTTTGCCAATTCGCGTTTTATTAAAGATAGAAATAAACTGGTACATTTTACAATGATGGAGCTCCACGGACCGGTCATTATGACGTCTGTAACCACCATGATTGGCTTTTTGGCGCTGAATACCTCGCAGGTTACATCGTTGCTGCAGCTCGGAATTTTTACCGCCACAGGTGTGTTTTTTGCGATGATCCTTTCGCTTACGTTTATCCCGGCCAGTTTGGCCCGCATGAAGATTCCTACGCAATTGAAGGAAATTACCGGCGGCCGCCTGGATAAACTGAGTCATGTTTATGCACGGTTCCTTATTCGGCACAAATGGGGGGTTACAATTGCGATTGTTCTTATTGTGCTGGTGTCTATTGCAGGTATTCCCCAAATTCAACTGGAATCAAGTGATATTGAAAATTTTCCGCCAAACCACCCGCTTCGGCTGGCCACGGAGGAAATCAACAAACATTTTGCCGGTGCTAATTATATTGACGTTGTGATTGAAGGGGATCGGCCCGGCTACATAAAGAACCCCCTGGTCCTTAAAAAAATGGCCATGCTGGAAGATTCGCTGAAAACCCTTCCGCACGTTGGTGGAACGCTTTCTCTGGTCGATTATATTCGCCGGATTAATCAGGTTCTCCACAACAACAATCCGGCCTACTACCGTATCCCGAACCAAACAGAGACAGAAACCTCCCGCTACTTTGACGACGCCACCGGAAAATGGGTGGAAAAACGTTTCACAGTTCCCGGGCGTGAGCTGATTGCCCAATACCTGCAACTGTATGAAATGTCCGGGAAGCCGGAAGATCTTGCGAATCTTGTGGATTACAATTACCAGAATGCCAAAGTGACGGCATTTTTAAGAACGTCGCGCCGCACGGATCTGAAAGCGATTGACACCTGGACGCGCGGTTTTATCCGTCGCCATTTTGATGGGGTCCATGCCGATATTACCGGCGTTTCGGAACTGTATCTGGCTGTAAACGATCTGGTGGTTTCCGGACAGTTGAAAAGCATCTTTTTATCTCTTTTCTTAGTATTCTTGCTCACGGCGTTTATGTTTCGTTCATTCACAGCCGGTCTTTTTAATGTTTTGCCCCTGTTTTTTGCCATGTTTCTGAATTTTGCGATCATGGGGTGGTTTGGGATTTACCTGAATCTCATGACCATGGTTACCTCAAGTATTGCCATAGGTGTAGGCGTTGATTATGCCATTCATTTTTATCACCGCTACCGGATGAAATTTTTGGAGTCCCACAATTATGAGCAGGCAACAGACCAGACAATGGAAGAGGCGGGTGTGGCTATTTTTATCAATGCCCTGACCGTTGCAGCCGGATTTGCCATTCTGCTCTTTTCGGCCTTCAAGGGTATTAGTTTGATGGGATTACTCATCACACTGACGATGGTCTGGTCCTCGTTCGGAGCGCTCACGATTCTGCCTACGCTGTTTATGATTCTGAAACCCAAATTTAATCATATTGGAGGGAAAAAATGA
- a CDS encoding TonB-dependent receptor, producing MIIYRSIQRFFLFIFVASWWVSLLFAQQTGGIKGVVLDLNTRKPVEGVLVRIQNTSASAVSDQKGHFFLHKIPIGTYTLEFTKMGYQTLILPKQHVLPSKTTQVIAELNRSSGEKEDVFYIGGIRVEADKAELPNDPVSKDVVKSGDIENLQASSLGDVLEIIPGVEKTNRLGLARSIQASIRGRTNDSFSTFGTKVILDDAPISNNANLQRFSNVALGQNISLTTGQGIDLRNIPADNIEKVEVIKGVPSVRYGDFTEGIIKVETKIGKRPPRLIMKQNPDTKEINFGNGIVRWNTGFTIDLNYGYSERDLRKVGDEYHRFTGNLITLKRFFGNKLTVKHKIFGQRLIDEEKPTDIHKNKRYNRGYTINNDVWGDYVINNLTKFTYSQYVHFRKQNTFAQKLVEADPRSYIGSMRIIGDEWNAGGRWEFHLKRLMGEAIFHDFIFGSNIEYDKNTGRGVIIDSTKNYYGPLSGKRSYNFDRIPGQALVGLYAEDKITLHYLWDLTWTLGLRYDLFHPQSVTLSGLWTSKPFIKSRHGSYLSPRVGLIVFLGKNNRLRFGYGLSAKSPPLTNVYRTPQVLAFRDTTYRHSQNNPNLKGYQLKKLDMGLDSRLFNFARTSLEGYYTIREDQMKAVTYPFGYSVNPDTITEATYSIYENRGWTRRYGVELSIRTITYKNLSFLLNFAHRSEKYGSTGLFYYSHTDTSKGQRPWVPVGTGWRKKAILDFRMSYKARSLGIWVSLWAQSVMYEKYQRYTAHPYYWWENNRMHYPPKTVYNLTVSKSLWKGAEVSFYVNNFFDSRNLYRHPYLHTYSERTPEIFYGFKLSTRL from the coding sequence ATGATAATTTACCGCTCAATCCAAAGATTCTTTTTATTCATTTTTGTTGCGAGCTGGTGGGTTTCTCTCCTTTTTGCGCAACAAACGGGTGGAATCAAAGGGGTTGTCCTGGACCTTAACACCAGAAAACCCGTTGAAGGTGTACTGGTGCGCATTCAAAACACCTCTGCTTCAGCCGTTTCGGACCAAAAAGGCCATTTTTTTCTGCACAAAATCCCCATCGGAACCTACACTCTTGAATTCACTAAAATGGGTTACCAGACGCTTATTCTACCCAAACAACACGTCCTGCCGTCAAAAACCACGCAGGTTATTGCCGAATTAAATCGTTCCTCGGGAGAAAAGGAAGATGTTTTTTACATTGGCGGCATCCGGGTGGAAGCCGACAAGGCAGAGCTACCCAATGACCCTGTTTCCAAGGATGTGGTAAAGTCCGGTGATATCGAAAATCTGCAAGCCTCCAGTTTGGGGGATGTTCTGGAGATCATTCCCGGGGTGGAAAAAACCAATCGTCTGGGGCTGGCACGTTCCATTCAGGCCAGTATTCGCGGTCGAACCAATGATTCCTTTTCCACATTTGGCACAAAGGTTATTTTGGATGATGCCCCGATTTCAAACAACGCCAATCTCCAGCGTTTTTCCAATGTGGCACTGGGACAAAACATTTCGCTCACGACCGGACAGGGAATTGATCTGCGAAACATTCCAGCGGATAATATTGAAAAAGTGGAAGTCATAAAAGGGGTTCCCTCCGTGCGGTACGGGGATTTTACGGAGGGCATTATCAAGGTTGAAACCAAAATTGGTAAACGCCCCCCACGCCTGATTATGAAGCAAAATCCGGACACAAAAGAAATCAATTTTGGGAACGGAATTGTACGCTGGAACACAGGGTTCACCATCGATTTGAACTACGGATACAGTGAGCGCGACCTCCGAAAGGTGGGTGACGAGTACCATCGATTTACGGGGAATCTGATCACACTAAAGCGGTTTTTCGGCAACAAATTGACCGTTAAACACAAAATTTTCGGACAGCGCCTGATTGACGAGGAAAAGCCGACTGATATTCACAAGAATAAGCGGTACAATCGCGGCTACACGATCAACAACGACGTGTGGGGTGATTATGTCATCAATAATTTGACAAAGTTCACCTACAGCCAATATGTCCATTTCCGCAAACAAAACACCTTTGCCCAGAAGTTGGTTGAAGCGGACCCCCGCAGTTACATTGGCTCAATGCGGATTATTGGAGACGAGTGGAATGCAGGGGGGCGCTGGGAATTTCATCTGAAACGACTAATGGGCGAAGCCATCTTTCATGATTTTATTTTCGGAAGCAACATTGAATACGATAAGAACACCGGCAGGGGTGTCATTATTGACAGCACCAAAAACTATTACGGCCCGCTTTCTGGCAAGCGATCGTACAACTTCGACCGCATTCCCGGGCAGGCACTTGTCGGGCTTTATGCCGAGGATAAAATAACACTTCACTACCTTTGGGACCTTACCTGGACACTCGGGCTGCGTTACGATCTCTTTCACCCTCAGTCGGTCACTCTTTCCGGTTTGTGGACTTCAAAACCCTTTATTAAATCCAGGCATGGCAGCTATTTGAGTCCTCGTGTGGGCCTAATTGTTTTTCTCGGCAAAAATAATCGTCTTCGTTTTGGGTATGGTCTATCGGCCAAATCCCCCCCGCTTACAAATGTGTATCGTACGCCTCAAGTTCTGGCGTTCCGCGACACAACGTATCGACACTCCCAGAACAACCCTAATCTGAAGGGCTACCAGCTTAAAAAACTGGATATGGGTCTGGATTCCAGGCTGTTCAACTTTGCCCGAACCTCACTTGAGGGATACTACACCATCCGGGAAGATCAAATGAAAGCCGTCACCTATCCCTTCGGATATTCCGTAAACCCGGACACCATTACAGAGGCCACATACAGCATTTACGAAAATCGGGGCTGGACGCGCCGCTATGGGGTGGAATTGTCTATTCGGACAATAACCTACAAAAACTTGTCCTTTTTATTAAATTTTGCGCATCGCAGCGAAAAATACGGTTCAACGGGTCTTTTTTACTACTCCCACACCGATACGAGCAAAGGACAGCGACCGTGGGTACCCGTGGGAACAGGCTGGAGGAAAAAGGCCATTTTGGATTTTCGAATGTCATACAAAGCCCGCTCCCTCGGAATTTGGGTGTCTCTCTGGGCACAATCTGTGATGTATGAAAAATACCAGCGATACACCGCCCACCCCTATTACTGGTGGGAAAATAATCGAATGCATTATCCGCCCAAAACGGTGTACAATTTGACTGTATCCAAAAGTCTCTGGAAGGGAGCCGAGGTTTCTTTTTATGTAAATAATTTTTTCGACAGTCGAAACTTATATCGTCACCCCTATTTACATACCTATTCAGAACGGACACCTGAAATCTTTTACGGGTTTAAATTGAGCACGCGTCTTTGA
- a CDS encoding DUF4876 domain-containing protein, producing GKRVDFMIALTNDEVAIATGEDVNYQDGLDFDTILDGVEYQSSPTYLKTLDPRVDRGFAGVGLTRYSGMSMERKYPGMDTDNSTVDFRIIPHPTPGYQYQGQN from the coding sequence GGCAAACGCGTGGATTTCATGATCGCTCTCACCAACGATGAGGTGGCTATTGCCACGGGTGAAGATGTGAATTATCAGGATGGTCTTGATTTTGACACCATTCTGGACGGTGTGGAATATCAGAGTTCCCCCACCTATCTGAAAACCCTGGATCCGCGGGTCGATCGGGGATTTGCCGGTGTGGGGCTCACGCGGTACAGCGGGATGTCGATGGAAAGAAAATATCCGGGAATGGACACGGACAATTCCACGGTAGATTTTCGGATTATCCCTCATCCGACCCCCGGGTATCAATACCAGGGACAGAATTAG
- a CDS encoding TetR/AcrR family transcriptional regulator gives MAVRHRKERERLARQQLILDAAIQVFSRKGFHQATMDDVAQEAELGKGTLYYYFRSKDEILQKLLEDNTRRFFDQIIQAIASEKSFIQMVRKVLLFYASYFTEHKTFFNIYFPFESGQIQFKSPGFSNFRQTYFEYRKPLEEKLFQKMREEKIRTVDPRNFWRILGGIIMGINLEIYRETPLTEIIHMIDQLTAIFEQGLK, from the coding sequence ATGGCTGTTCGTCATCGCAAAGAACGGGAACGTTTGGCACGGCAACAATTAATTTTAGATGCCGCCATTCAGGTGTTTTCACGGAAAGGTTTTCATCAGGCTACGATGGATGATGTGGCGCAGGAAGCGGAATTGGGTAAGGGTACACTCTATTATTATTTTAGGAGCAAGGATGAAATCCTCCAAAAATTATTGGAGGACAATACGCGCCGTTTTTTTGATCAAATTATTCAAGCCATTGCATCAGAAAAAAGCTTTATCCAGATGGTGCGGAAGGTATTGCTTTTTTATGCGTCTTACTTCACGGAGCATAAAACGTTTTTCAACATCTATTTTCCTTTTGAGAGTGGACAGATTCAGTTTAAGTCACCCGGATTTTCAAATTTTCGGCAAACTTATTTTGAATACAGAAAACCGCTGGAAGAGAAATTGTTTCAAAAAATGCGGGAGGAAAAGATACGCACGGTTGATCCCAGGAATTTCTGGCGCATCTTGGGTGGAATTATTATGGGCATTAATCTTGAAATTTATCGAGAAACGCCGCTTACAGAAATCATTCACATGATTGATCAATTAACGGCCATATTTGAACAGGGACTCAAATAG